In one Gracilinanus agilis isolate LMUSP501 chromosome 6, AgileGrace, whole genome shotgun sequence genomic region, the following are encoded:
- the CLRN2 gene encoding clarin-2, whose amino-acid sequence MPGCFKKTWFGLASLLSFSSFLLIIVALAIPKWLSGKILCQTGVDLVNATDPELVKFIGDIYYGLFRGCKVRQCGLGGRHSQFAIFPHMVKQLNTGLHVMILIFLFVAMALALVSMGFAILNMIKVPYRAINGPAGVCLWNVLAGGIVALAIGSFMAAVKFHDLTDRIANFQEKIFQFVVVEEQYEESFWICVASATAHAANLLVVAISQIPLPEIKTKIEEATVTAEDILY is encoded by the exons ATGCCTGGATGTTTTAAAAAGACGTGGTTCGGCTTGGCCTCCTTGCTGAGTTTCTCCTCCTTTCTGCTCATCATCGTTGCTCTGGCAATccccaagtggctcagtgggaaGATCCTCTGTCAGACCGGAGTGGATCTGGTCAACGCCACCGATCCAGAGCTTGTAAAATTCATTGGAGACATTTACTACGGACTCTTCCGGGGCTGCAAAGTGCGCCAGTGTGGGCTGGGTGGCCGGCATTCCCAGTTTGCCA TCTTTCCTCACATGGTGAAACAGCTGAACACTGGCCTTCATGTCATGATTTTAATCTTCCTTTTTGTGGCCATGGCCTTGGCTCTGGTCAGTATGGGGTTTGCAATCCTCAATATGATAAAGGTCCCGTATCGTGCAATAAATGGTCCTGCTGGTGTATGCCTGTGGAATGTACTTGCAG GTGGCATCGTTGCTTTGGCCATTGGGAGCTTCATGGCAGCTGTGAAATTCCATGACCTCACAGACAGAATTgccaattttcaggaaaagatcTTTCAGTTTGTGGTCGTGGAAGAACAGTACGAAGAGTCTTTCTGGATCTGCGTGGCAAGTGCTACTGCTCATGCAGCAAATTTGCTGGTGGTAGCCATAAGTCAAATTCCCCTTCCTGAGATCAAAACCAAAATAGAAGAGGCAACTGTGACAGCAGAAGATATCTTGTATTAA